The bacterium DNA window GGAAGCGAGTTTCGTAACTCAAAGTGTTTATGGTCAACATGGCAGGTTGGCCAGTGTATAACTATAATGATAGTACCCCAAACCGAACCTCACGGCATTGGCCGCTTATGCTACTTCATGTTATAAGCGCGGTAAAGAAGAGGTCTTGACCGCTGATTAAAGGCATTCTCATTTTTAAGAATACCCCAAGGGTACACGCAGAGCAATAAAAATCTGTGGATAACCGCACAGAGCATGTCAAAAAACCCTAACACTTAGATAGGCATGCTCCTTACGGAGAGCGTTTCGCGCGCCGATTTCGCAAAATTCGGTAAAAAATGGCTCATCTTCGGTCAGAGCACCTCGGTGCACTTCCCTCATCTTCACCATTTTTCTCACGAATTTTGGAAAATCGGCATCGCGATAGGGTTTTCAGACATGCTCTAATTATTGTTCAACGCCGAACGAGTCGCGGAGCCGACAAACCCAGTCGCGGGAATATTGTTTATTTCCTGAAATGTTTTTACGGCCATTTCGGTACAAGGTCCAAAATAGCCGTTTAGGGGACAGTTACGCGAAGTTTTTCCCTTTGGAGGGTAATGTCCTTCATACGCCAAAAAAGTTTGCAGATGCCAAACATCAGTGTCTTTTTTCGCGTCAAGACCGATGTCCCGGCTAAACTCATGTCGCAGATAAGGTTCAAAAGTCCTTCTTCCATCACTTTCACCTTCAAAGAAATCCAGAAGTCCATCGTATGTAAGCCACGCTAAATGATTAAGTGTCTTCTCCCTTATTGAAGCCGGATGTAGAATTGACTCGTAAATATAGCCGAGTTCCAGAAAAAGAGAAGCGGCATCCAAAGTGTTTGAAGCTCCTATCGCTATGAGCCACTGTTCGGGCACCAAACCTCCGCTTTCCGCGGGCAAATTACTCGTAGGATAGAAGCGTGAAATGGAAGATAAGACCTTTTCTCCTATGGCGCGAGAGGCCTTGGCGTTTGAGTACTGTTCCTCCGGAACATATATGGCAAAACCACTGTATTTGCCCACGGAGTCACTTTTCTTTTTTGGATAATCGTTAAAATGTATATGAATGACGATGTCAACATTTAAGTCATTGGCCCATTTGTTGATGCCGTAAAGCATGAAAGCCACTTCACCGGGAGCTTTGTTGTGCATCACCCCCTTATGAGGGTCAACCAAACCTTCTAATATTAGATTCGTCATTTCCACTTTTTTATCGGTTATAAAAGTATTGATTTCTTCCCTGTGTGAATGCAGATATTCAATGAAACTTGTGTTGTAGCCGAATGTGTTTCTCAAAAGAATCGGGTCAAAGTTTCCGTCTTGCGTCAGAAGTTCAAAAATTTCCTCGGCCACCACCGCGTTTAGGTCTGTTTCTTTCGCGTCGGCAAATCGCGTTCCCACAGTTCCTTCGTCATGGCCCGGTACCACCAAAATTCGGACTTTGTTGTTAGTTCTTTTTGAGTCGCCATATTTTTCCTGAAGTTTTTCGGAGGTGACGCTGTGTATAAAAAAGATGGAAGATACCGACTCTTTTATCTTATCCTTTAAGGAAGAAACACGAAATAAAACCTCTTGGCTATTTGAAAAAACCAAAAGGGCGACAACAGCAAACATTAAAAACGTGATTTTAATATTTTTGCTCATTTTCTTTAATTGCGAAATACGGCAGGCACCTCCCCCCCACGAGGAAAGTCACAAAAAAGTGACTAGAACCGGGCAAGCGCCCTTGGAGCGGTCACTTTTTTGGGAGCTTTCCGAGGGGGGAGCAGGTGTTTAGTAATTCACAGTCATCTACAAATTGTAACACAAAAAAAACCGCCCATCCGACATAGTGGCGAACGGGCGGTTTGACAAACCGTTTGTAAATTTCTTTCTATTTTCTTTTTTCAATTATCTCTTGCGCCACATTGACAGGCACTATTTCATAGCGAGAAAATTCCATATTGAAACTGGCGCGTCCTTCCGTCATGGAGCGCAAAGTTGTTATATATCCGAACATTTCCGCGAGAGGAACTTGGGCATGTATGACTTTGTCCATTCCGCGGTCCTCTATGTTTTCCACATGTCCGCGCTTTGAAGAAAGGTGGCCGGTAATGTCACCCATGAACTTTTCCGGCGTAATGACTTCCACCTTCATTATCGGCTCAAGCAAAACCGGTTTTGCTTTTCTGGCCGCTTCCTGAAACGCTTGAGAAGCCGCTATTTTGTAAGCGATTTCAGAAGAGTCAACATCGTGATAAGAACCGAAAGTCAATTCGCAGGAAATATTTGTTATTTTGAAACCGGCCAGAATACCCCTGTCCATTGCCTCGCGCACCCCCTTTTCAACGGCCGGAATGAATTCCTGAGGAATCACACCCCCTTTGACGGAGTCAATGAACTCAAAGTCCTCGTAACGTTTAACGTTTTTGGGGACCTTGGCTTCCGGGTCAACCGGTTTCATCGGCTTGATATTTATCATTACGTGGCCGTATTGTCCTTTACCTCCCGTCTGCTTTATGTATTTATTCTCAACTTCGGCCGTGCCGGTTATCGTCTCTTTATAGGCCACCTGCGGTTTTCCTACGTTGGCTTCAACGCTAAACTCGCGTTTCATTCTGTCCACCATGATTTCAAGCTGAAGTTCTCCAACGCCCATGATAAGGGTCTCTCCTGTTTCCTGGTCTGATTTGACTTTAAACGTCGGGTCCTCGTCAGAGAGACGTTTTAGCGCGTAACCCATCTTTTCCTGATCGGCTTTGGTTTTAGGTTCAATACGCAAAGAAATAACCGGTTCAATAAATTTTATAGGATGAAGGACAATCGGAGTTTTCTCGTCGCACAGAGTGTCGGAGGTTCTCGTTTCTTTAAGTCCCACGGCGGCGGCTATTTCACCGGCAAACACTTTCTTGACTTCTTCGCGCTTGTCGGCTTGCAAACGCACGATGCGGGAGAGGCGCTCTTTGGAGCCGGTTGTGGAGTTGTAAACATAAGAACCGGATTCTACCGTGCCTGAATACACTCTGAAAAATGTGAGCTGGCCGATAAACGGATCGGACTGCAGTTTGAAAGCCAAAGCAGAAAACGGCCCGTTGTCGTCCGCCTTTCTTTCTATTTCGCCTCCGGTTTTCGGGTCGGTGCCTTTGACGGGAGGCACGTCAAGAGGAGATGGCAAATAGTCAACAACCGCGTCAAGTACAAGCTGTACGCCTTTATTCTTAAGAGCAGAACCGCAAAAGACCGGAAAAATTTTTACATCCACCACCGCCTTGCGAAGCGTCTTTTTCAAGTCGTCCAAAGAAATGCTCTTGCCTTCAAAATAGTCCCCCATGAGTTTCTCGTCGTGTTCAACTATTTTCTCCACAAGTTCGGCGCGATATTTTTGAGCCGACTCCAAATATTCTGCCGGAATCTCCGCCTCTCGGACTTTGTTGCCCATTTCTCCTTCAAAATAAAAGGCCTTCATTCGTAAAAGATCTATTATGGCCTCAAAACCTCCCTCCTCCCCTATGGGAATCTGCATTCTGACCGCGCTTTTGTTTAGACGCTCTAAAATTGATTTATAT harbors:
- a CDS encoding N-acetylmuramoyl-L-alanine amidase, which gives rise to MSKNIKITFLMFAVVALLVFSNSQEVLFRVSSLKDKIKESVSSIFFIHSVTSEKLQEKYGDSKRTNNKVRILVVPGHDEGTVGTRFADAKETDLNAVVAEEIFELLTQDGNFDPILLRNTFGYNTSFIEYLHSHREEINTFITDKKVEMTNLILEGLVDPHKGVMHNKAPGEVAFMLYGINKWANDLNVDIVIHIHFNDYPKKKSDSVGKYSGFAIYVPEEQYSNAKASRAIGEKVLSSISRFYPTSNLPAESGGLVPEQWLIAIGASNTLDAASLFLELGYIYESILHPASIREKTLNHLAWLTYDGLLDFFEGESDGRRTFEPYLRHEFSRDIGLDAKKDTDVWHLQTFLAYEGHYPPKGKTSRNCPLNGYFGPCTEMAVKTFQEINNIPATGFVGSATRSALNNN
- the fusA gene encoding elongation factor G is translated as MERDYTLPFVRNFGIIAHIDAGKTTTSERVLFYTGMSHKIGEVHEGEAVTDWMEQEKERGITITAAAITCFWTPTYELSEVSISSDEEKKKKAEEHRHRFNIIDTPGHVDFTVEVERSLKVLDGGVVVFDGVAGVEPQSETVWKQADKYNVPRICFINKLDRMGASFERSYKSILERLNKSAVRMQIPIGEEGGFEAIIDLLRMKAFYFEGEMGNKVREAEIPAEYLESAQKYRAELVEKIVEHDEKLMGDYFEGKSISLDDLKKTLRKAVVDVKIFPVFCGSALKNKGVQLVLDAVVDYLPSPLDVPPVKGTDPKTGGEIERKADDNGPFSALAFKLQSDPFIGQLTFFRVYSGTVESGSYVYNSTTGSKERLSRIVRLQADKREEVKKVFAGEIAAAVGLKETRTSDTLCDEKTPIVLHPIKFIEPVISLRIEPKTKADQEKMGYALKRLSDEDPTFKVKSDQETGETLIMGVGELQLEIMVDRMKREFSVEANVGKPQVAYKETITGTAEVENKYIKQTGGKGQYGHVMINIKPMKPVDPEAKVPKNVKRYEDFEFIDSVKGGVIPQEFIPAVEKGVREAMDRGILAGFKITNISCELTFGSYHDVDSSEIAYKIAASQAFQEAARKAKPVLLEPIMKVEVITPEKFMGDITGHLSSKRGHVENIEDRGMDKVIHAQVPLAEMFGYITTLRSMTEGRASFNMEFSRYEIVPVNVAQEIIEKRK